In Streptomyces longhuiensis, the following proteins share a genomic window:
- a CDS encoding molybdopterin oxidoreductase family protein — MLTVTPTHCPYCSLQCGMNLVPTASGVVGVEERAGFPVNRGALCGKGRTAAAVLAPGVRLTGPLVRRGGVLEPASWDEALGLVADGLSRTRSAHGPDACGVFGGGGLTNEKAYGLGKFARVVLGTSQIDYNGRFCMSSAAAGQLAAFGLDRGLPFPLEDIPRTGCVVLVGSNMAETMPPAVRYLNELRENGGTLVVIDPRRTRTAELADLHLAPRPGTDLALALGMLHLVVTEGRVDEEFVRARTRGWEDARAAVMAHWPEYVERVTGVSVPQLREAVRMFCEPEAAMVLTARGPEQQSKGTDTVGAWINLCLATGRAGRPLSGYGCLTGQGNGQGGREHGQKADQLPGYRKLTDPAARAHVAGVWGVDPDSLPGPGRSAYELLDALGHDVRALLVMGSNPVVSAPRAAHVEGRLRSLDFLAVADVVLSETAALADVVLPVTQWAEETGTVTSLEGRVLLRRRAVMPPDGVRSDLEVLRELAGRLGVEKGFPADPEEVFEELRRASEGGAADYAGISYRRLVEEDGVFWPCPEEEHPGTPRLFLERFATEDGRARFVAVSHRAAAEEPDAEFPVHLTTGRVVSQYQSGAQTRRVAELNAAAPGPFVELHPRLAARIGVAEGEPVAVVSRRGRAEAPARITTGIRPDTVFMPFHWSGAGRANNLTNPALDPTSRMPEFKVCAVRVEAAGTGSGDRPGDVVQV; from the coding sequence ATGCTCACTGTCACGCCCACCCACTGCCCCTACTGCTCCCTCCAGTGCGGGATGAATCTCGTCCCCACCGCCTCTGGTGTTGTCGGGGTCGAGGAGCGTGCCGGGTTCCCGGTCAATCGTGGCGCCCTGTGCGGGAAGGGGCGTACGGCCGCTGCCGTGCTGGCACCCGGCGTGCGGCTGACGGGACCGCTGGTCCGCAGGGGCGGCGTGCTGGAGCCCGCCTCGTGGGACGAGGCGCTCGGCCTGGTCGCCGACGGGCTTTCCCGTACGCGTTCGGCTCATGGCCCGGACGCGTGCGGGGTCTTCGGCGGGGGCGGGCTCACCAACGAGAAGGCGTACGGGCTCGGGAAGTTCGCCCGGGTCGTGCTCGGGACCTCCCAGATCGACTACAACGGCCGGTTCTGCATGTCGTCCGCCGCGGCGGGGCAGCTCGCCGCGTTCGGGCTCGACCGCGGGCTGCCGTTCCCCCTGGAGGACATTCCTCGTACGGGATGTGTGGTTCTGGTCGGGTCGAACATGGCCGAGACCATGCCCCCCGCGGTCCGCTATCTGAACGAACTGCGGGAGAACGGCGGCACGCTGGTCGTCATCGACCCCCGCCGTACGCGCACCGCCGAGCTCGCCGACCTCCATCTCGCGCCCCGGCCCGGGACCGATCTCGCCCTGGCCCTCGGGATGCTGCATCTGGTGGTGACCGAGGGGCGGGTCGACGAGGAGTTCGTGCGCGCCCGGACGCGGGGCTGGGAGGACGCGCGGGCCGCCGTGATGGCGCACTGGCCCGAGTACGTGGAGCGCGTGACCGGGGTCTCCGTGCCTCAACTGCGCGAGGCCGTGCGGATGTTCTGTGAGCCCGAGGCCGCCATGGTGCTCACCGCGCGCGGGCCCGAGCAGCAGTCCAAGGGCACCGACACCGTGGGCGCCTGGATCAACCTGTGCCTCGCGACCGGGCGAGCAGGGCGGCCCCTTTCCGGGTACGGGTGCCTGACCGGGCAGGGCAACGGGCAGGGCGGGCGCGAGCACGGGCAGAAGGCCGACCAGCTGCCCGGGTACCGCAAGCTGACCGACCCGGCGGCGCGTGCGCACGTGGCCGGTGTGTGGGGCGTGGACCCCGACTCCCTTCCCGGCCCCGGCCGTTCCGCGTACGAGCTGCTCGACGCGCTGGGGCATGACGTACGGGCGCTGCTGGTCATGGGGTCGAATCCGGTGGTTTCGGCCCCTCGTGCCGCCCATGTGGAAGGGCGGTTGCGGTCGCTCGACTTTCTGGCCGTGGCGGATGTGGTGCTTTCCGAGACCGCCGCCCTCGCCGATGTGGTGCTGCCCGTGACCCAGTGGGCCGAGGAGACGGGGACCGTGACCAGCCTGGAGGGACGCGTGCTGCTGCGGCGTCGCGCCGTCATGCCTCCGGACGGGGTGCGCAGCGATCTGGAGGTGCTGCGTGAGCTCGCCGGGCGGCTGGGGGTGGAGAAGGGTTTCCCCGCCGATCCGGAGGAGGTCTTCGAGGAGCTGCGGCGGGCCTCGGAAGGGGGAGCCGCCGATTACGCGGGGATCTCCTACCGGCGGCTCGTCGAGGAGGACGGGGTGTTCTGGCCCTGTCCGGAAGAGGAACATCCGGGGACGCCCCGGCTCTTTCTGGAACGGTTCGCCACCGAGGACGGACGGGCCCGCTTCGTCGCCGTCTCGCATCGCGCGGCCGCCGAGGAGCCCGACGCCGAGTTCCCGGTCCATCTGACGACGGGGCGCGTCGTGTCTCAGTACCAGTCGGGTGCGCAGACCCGGCGCGTGGCCGAGCTGAACGCCGCCGCGCCCGGCCCCTTCGTGGAGCTGCATCCCCGGCTCGCCGCGCGGATCGGGGTGGCTGAGGGCGAGCCGGTCGCCGTCGTCTCCCGGCGCGGGCGGGCCGAGGCGCCCGCCCGGATCACCACGGGAATCCGGCCCGACACGGTGTTCATGCCGTTCCACTGGTCAGGCGCCGGGCGCGCCAATAACCTGACCAACCCCGCGCTCGACCCGACGTCCCGGATGCCGGAGTTCAAAGTGTGCGCGGTACGCGTCGAGGCGGCCGGCACCGGTTCCGGTGACCGCCCGGGCGATGTGGTTCAAGTTTGA
- a CDS encoding deoxyguanosinetriphosphate triphosphohydrolase: protein MEGTHETPAAKHGTPAARHEAPAPQHETPAAKSNPTAPTAPTHATDPSGYDAASVERWAPEPDKRPGRTAFQRDRARVLHSSALRRLAGKTQVVTPGTMNRAWDASPRTRLTHSLECAQVGRELGAALGCDPDLVETACLSHDMGHPPFGHNGEQALNEVAQDCGGFEGNAQSLRLLTRIEPKRFVHSADTDELVSVGLNLTRAALDAATKYPWPRGGHPTDPASPKFGVYEDDRPVFDWVRKESPERRTCFEAQVMDWSDDVAYSVHDLEDGLHAGHLDPNMLHAEPERRDIYAVAIGRYVPADTDPEELAAALDRLLDQEWWPHGYDGTAVAQARLKDATSQLIGRFCLAAEAATRARHGTGRLTRYEAELVVPREARHECAVLKAVADRYVMQRPQQERLRADQRIVVAELAEALTRRAPDGLDPQFRALFDTAGDDRARKRVIVDQIASLTDASARELHARLTGPRP, encoded by the coding sequence ATGGAAGGCACGCACGAGACACCCGCAGCGAAACACGGGACACCCGCAGCCAGACACGAAGCACCCGCACCACAACACGAGACACCCGCAGCGAAATCGAACCCGACCGCCCCGACCGCCCCGACCCACGCCACCGACCCGTCCGGCTATGACGCCGCGTCGGTGGAGCGCTGGGCACCCGAGCCCGACAAACGCCCCGGCCGCACCGCCTTCCAGCGCGACCGCGCCCGCGTCCTGCACTCCTCGGCACTGCGCCGCCTCGCGGGCAAGACCCAGGTCGTCACCCCGGGCACGATGAACCGCGCCTGGGACGCCAGCCCCCGCACCCGGCTGACGCACTCCCTGGAATGCGCGCAGGTGGGCCGGGAGCTCGGCGCGGCACTCGGCTGCGATCCGGACCTCGTCGAGACGGCCTGTCTCTCGCACGACATGGGCCACCCGCCCTTCGGGCACAACGGCGAACAGGCGCTGAACGAGGTGGCGCAGGACTGCGGCGGCTTCGAGGGGAACGCGCAGTCGCTGCGCCTGCTGACGCGTATCGAACCCAAGCGCTTCGTCCACAGCGCCGACACGGACGAGCTGGTCAGTGTGGGACTGAACCTCACGCGCGCCGCGCTCGACGCCGCGACGAAGTACCCGTGGCCCCGCGGCGGCCACCCCACCGACCCGGCCTCGCCCAAGTTCGGTGTGTACGAGGACGACCGCCCGGTGTTCGACTGGGTCCGCAAGGAGTCACCCGAGCGCAGGACCTGCTTCGAGGCGCAGGTCATGGACTGGTCGGACGACGTCGCGTACTCGGTGCACGACCTGGAGGACGGGCTGCACGCCGGCCACCTCGACCCGAACATGCTGCACGCGGAGCCCGAGCGCCGGGACATCTACGCGGTCGCGATCGGCCGTTACGTACCGGCGGACACGGACCCCGAAGAGCTCGCGGCGGCGCTCGACCGGCTCCTCGACCAGGAGTGGTGGCCGCACGGCTACGACGGAACGGCCGTCGCCCAGGCCCGCCTCAAGGACGCGACGAGCCAGCTCATCGGCCGCTTCTGCCTCGCGGCCGAGGCCGCCACCCGGGCCCGCCACGGCACGGGCCGCCTCACGCGCTACGAGGCCGAACTGGTGGTGCCGCGCGAGGCCCGGCACGAGTGCGCGGTCCTCAAGGCGGTCGCCGACCGGTACGTGATGCAGCGCCCGCAGCAGGAGCGGCTCCGCGCCGACCAGCGCATCGTCGTGGCGGAACTCGCCGAGGCGCTCACCCGCCGCGCGCCCGACGGTCTCGACCCGCAGTTCCGCGCCCTGTTCGACACGGCGGGCGACGACCGCGCCCGCAAGCGCGTGATCGTCGACCAGATCGCCTCCCTCACCGACGCCTCGGCCCGCGAGCTGCACGCACGGCTCACCGGGCCCCGTCCCTGA
- a CDS encoding M4 family metallopeptidase, protein MRPARTTSRLTTAGIATAAATLLAAALAPTAGADTAPPTRADAVRNAAAALHAVAGDLGLTSAQGTSVRDVVVDPDGTQHVRYNRTFRKLPVLGGDFVVHLNRDGGYRSANRAVRGDLAVPSVTPALPAPKAADLAATALRAANPGELLRKVVAKPALVVDALHGAPKLAWRTDAAGKDSLGNPVARVVLTDATTGKQIDAWDSIETATGDGKSLYSGTVPLETTQSGSTYQLKDATRGGTYSGDAQNKTDGCILTICWSRAPAVVFTDADNHWGTGANADRSSAAVDAQYGTDTTWDYYKNVHGRNGIGGDGKGSYNRVHYGSNYNNAFWDDTCFCMTYGDGDGSTFGPLVALDVAGHEMSHGVTSKTAGLTYSGESGGLNEATSDIFGTLVEFYANNASDPGDWLIGEKIVKPGFGQPALRFMDKPSKDGNSADCWSSSVGNLDVHYSSGVANHFAYLLAEGSGPKVIGGVQHNSTTCNGSTLSGIGKDKLGKIWYRALTVYMTSSTNYAGARTATLSAAKDLYGAGSAEYAAVAATWSAVSVG, encoded by the coding sequence ATGAGACCTGCCCGGACCACATCGCGACTCACCACCGCCGGCATAGCCACGGCGGCCGCCACCCTCCTGGCCGCCGCCCTCGCCCCCACCGCGGGCGCCGACACCGCCCCGCCCACCCGCGCCGACGCCGTCCGCAACGCCGCGGCCGCGCTGCACGCGGTGGCCGGGGACCTCGGGCTCACCTCGGCTCAGGGCACCTCCGTGCGGGACGTCGTCGTCGACCCGGACGGCACCCAGCACGTGCGCTACAACCGCACCTTCCGCAAGCTCCCCGTCCTCGGCGGTGACTTCGTCGTCCATCTGAACCGCGACGGCGGCTACCGCTCGGCGAACCGCGCGGTCCGCGGCGACCTCGCCGTGCCGAGCGTGACGCCGGCGCTCCCCGCCCCGAAGGCCGCCGACCTCGCCGCCACGGCGCTGCGCGCCGCCAACCCGGGCGAGCTCCTGCGCAAGGTCGTCGCCAAGCCCGCGCTCGTCGTGGACGCGCTGCACGGCGCGCCGAAGCTGGCCTGGCGCACCGACGCCGCCGGCAAGGACTCGCTCGGCAACCCGGTCGCCCGTGTCGTCCTCACCGACGCCACCACCGGCAAGCAGATCGACGCCTGGGACAGCATCGAGACCGCGACCGGCGACGGGAAGTCCCTCTACTCGGGCACGGTGCCGCTGGAGACGACCCAGTCCGGGTCGACGTACCAGCTCAAGGACGCGACGCGCGGCGGCACCTACTCGGGTGACGCGCAGAACAAGACCGACGGCTGCATCCTGACCATCTGCTGGAGCCGCGCTCCCGCGGTGGTGTTCACCGACGCCGACAACCACTGGGGCACCGGCGCGAACGCCGACCGCTCGTCGGCCGCCGTGGACGCCCAGTACGGGACCGACACGACGTGGGACTACTACAAGAACGTCCACGGCCGTAACGGCATCGGCGGCGACGGCAAGGGCTCGTACAACCGCGTCCACTACGGCAGCAACTACAACAACGCCTTCTGGGACGACACCTGCTTCTGCATGACGTACGGCGACGGTGACGGCTCGACGTTCGGGCCGCTGGTGGCGCTCGACGTCGCCGGGCACGAGATGTCGCACGGCGTCACGTCGAAGACGGCGGGGCTCACCTACTCGGGCGAGTCCGGCGGCCTGAACGAGGCGACGTCCGACATCTTCGGCACGCTCGTCGAGTTCTACGCGAACAACGCGTCCGACCCGGGCGACTGGCTCATCGGCGAGAAGATCGTGAAGCCCGGCTTCGGCCAGCCGGCGCTGCGCTTCATGGACAAGCCCAGCAAGGACGGCAACTCCGCGGACTGCTGGAGCTCGTCGGTCGGCAACCTCGACGTGCACTACTCGTCCGGGGTCGCCAACCACTTCGCGTACCTGCTCGCCGAGGGCAGCGGGCCCAAGGTCATCGGCGGCGTCCAGCACAACAGCACGACGTGCAACGGCTCGACGCTGAGCGGCATCGGCAAGGACAAGCTCGGCAAGATCTGGTACCGGGCCCTGACCGTCTACATGACGTCCTCGACGAACTACGCGGGCGCCCGCACGGCGACGCTCAGCGCGGCGAAGGACCTGTACGGGGCCGGCAGCGCGGAGTACGCCGCCGTGGCCGCGACCTGGTCGGCCGTGTCCGTGGGCTGA
- a CDS encoding sirohydrochlorin chelatase: MTASKHHRDEPTGTAHLDSTAQLMTRITSQLGTQLSHVRLDGSRRTPPQAPPAPPAPHTPPALVVVAHGSRDPRALATVHALLDKVREERPGLPVHLGHIELNEPLLTDTLAGLAPGRAVLAPLLLSRGYHVKQDIPAALATAPHLTARVAQPLGPHPLLVETLYARLVEAGWDPRPDARTRRTSGVVLAAAGSRDPDSAVDTARTAALLAERLGVPVVPAYASAAAPTVPAALRALAVRGRHRAAVAAYFTAPGRFATQCAQAAPWIAAAPLGAHTAMARLLLHHYDGTVASLAATPLQRQLTSA; the protein is encoded by the coding sequence ATGACGGCGTCGAAACACCATCGCGACGAGCCCACCGGCACGGCCCACCTCGACAGTACGGCGCAACTCATGACCAGGATCACCAGCCAGCTCGGCACCCAGCTCAGCCACGTCCGCCTCGACGGCAGCCGCCGTACACCCCCGCAGGCACCGCCCGCCCCACCCGCCCCGCACACCCCGCCCGCCCTGGTGGTGGTGGCGCACGGCAGCCGCGACCCGAGGGCGCTCGCCACGGTCCACGCCCTGCTCGACAAGGTGCGCGAGGAACGCCCGGGACTCCCCGTCCACCTCGGCCACATCGAGCTGAACGAACCGCTCCTGACCGACACCCTCGCGGGCCTCGCCCCCGGCAGGGCCGTCCTCGCCCCGCTGCTCCTGTCGCGCGGCTACCACGTCAAGCAGGACATCCCGGCAGCCCTGGCCACGGCCCCGCACCTGACGGCCCGCGTCGCCCAGCCGCTGGGCCCCCACCCGCTCCTGGTGGAAACGCTGTACGCGCGTCTGGTGGAGGCGGGCTGGGACCCGCGCCCCGACGCCCGCACGCGCAGGACGAGCGGCGTGGTCCTCGCGGCGGCGGGCTCCCGCGACCCCGATTCGGCCGTCGACACGGCCCGCACGGCCGCGCTCCTGGCCGAGCGGCTGGGCGTCCCGGTCGTGCCCGCCTACGCGAGTGCCGCCGCCCCCACGGTCCCGGCCGCGTTGCGTGCCCTCGCCGTCAGAGGAAGGCACCGCGCCGCCGTCGCCGCGTACTTCACGGCGCCGGGCCGCTTCGCCACCCAGTGCGCGCAGGCCGCCCCCTGGATAGCCGCGGCCCCGCTCGGCGCACACACGGCGATGGCCCGCCTCCTCCTCCACCACTACGACGGGACCGTCGCCTCCCTGGCGGCCACCCCCTTGCAGCGGCAACTCACGTCGGCCTGA
- the cutA gene encoding divalent-cation tolerance protein CutA — translation MNALALTVLTTTDGEAKARALAAGAVEARLAACAQIAGPVTSVYRWQGNTETAQEWQVLLKTTADGYAALESWLLEAHDYDTPEIIATPVVRGSAAYLAWIEGETGGA, via the coding sequence ATGAACGCACTGGCCCTGACGGTCCTCACCACGACCGACGGCGAGGCCAAGGCCCGCGCCCTGGCCGCGGGAGCGGTCGAGGCGCGCCTGGCGGCCTGCGCCCAGATCGCGGGCCCGGTCACGTCGGTCTACCGCTGGCAGGGCAACACGGAGACCGCCCAGGAGTGGCAGGTGCTCCTCAAGACCACGGCCGACGGCTACGCGGCCCTGGAGTCATGGCTGTTGGAGGCGCACGACTACGACACCCCGGAAATCATCGCGACGCCGGTGGTACGGGGGAGCGCCGCGTACCTGGCGTGGATCGAGGGGGAGACGGGCGGGGCCTGA
- a CDS encoding NAD(P)/FAD-dependent oxidoreductase has translation MVDADQTFVIVGGGLAGAKAAETLRSEGFNGRVILIGDEGDHPYERPPLSKGYLQGKEERDSVFVHEPAWYAQNDIELHLGQTVVAVDPAVKNVRLGDGTVVHYDKLLLVTGAEPRRMDIPGTDLAGVHHLRRLAHAERLRGVLASLGRDNGHLVIAGAGWIGLEVAAAAREYGAEVTVVEPEATPLHAVLGPEIGQIFADLHAEHGVRFHFGTRLTAITGQDGMVLAALTDDGDEHPAHDVLAAIGAAPRTSLAESAGIELADRSSGGGIAVDASLRTSDPDIYAAGDVAAVQHPLFGTRLRVEHWANALNGGPAAARAMLGQEVTYDRVPYFFSDQYDVGLEYSGWAPPGSYDQVVIRGDAGKRQFIAFWLKDGRVLAGMNVNVWDVTESIQALIRTGVRPGAERLADPSVALTELLEGEDG, from the coding sequence GTGGTCGACGCGGATCAGACGTTCGTCATTGTCGGAGGCGGGCTCGCCGGAGCGAAAGCGGCTGAGACGCTGCGCTCCGAGGGCTTCAACGGCAGAGTGATCCTCATCGGGGACGAGGGGGATCATCCGTACGAACGCCCACCCCTGTCCAAGGGCTATCTCCAGGGCAAGGAGGAACGGGACAGCGTCTTCGTCCACGAACCGGCCTGGTACGCACAGAACGACATCGAGCTGCACCTCGGCCAGACCGTCGTCGCGGTCGACCCTGCCGTGAAGAACGTCCGGCTGGGCGACGGCACGGTCGTCCACTACGACAAGCTGCTCCTGGTCACCGGCGCGGAGCCGCGCCGCATGGACATCCCGGGCACCGATCTCGCCGGCGTGCACCATCTGCGCCGCCTCGCCCACGCGGAGCGCCTCAGGGGCGTCCTCGCCTCCCTCGGCCGGGACAACGGCCACCTCGTGATCGCGGGCGCGGGCTGGATCGGCCTGGAGGTCGCCGCGGCGGCCCGCGAGTACGGCGCCGAGGTCACCGTCGTCGAGCCCGAGGCGACCCCGCTGCACGCGGTCCTCGGCCCCGAGATCGGCCAGATCTTCGCCGACCTGCACGCCGAGCACGGCGTCCGCTTCCACTTCGGGACCCGCCTCACCGCCATCACCGGCCAGGACGGCATGGTCCTCGCCGCCCTCACCGACGACGGCGACGAGCACCCGGCCCACGACGTGCTCGCCGCGATCGGCGCCGCCCCGCGCACCTCGCTCGCCGAGTCCGCCGGGATCGAACTCGCCGACCGGTCGAGCGGCGGCGGCATCGCCGTGGACGCCTCGCTGCGCACCTCCGACCCGGACATCTACGCGGCCGGTGACGTGGCGGCCGTGCAGCACCCGCTCTTCGGGACCCGGCTGCGCGTCGAGCACTGGGCGAACGCGCTCAACGGCGGCCCGGCGGCCGCCCGGGCCATGCTGGGGCAGGAGGTGACGTACGACCGTGTGCCGTACTTCTTCTCCGACCAGTACGACGTCGGCCTCGAGTACTCGGGCTGGGCGCCCCCCGGCTCGTACGACCAGGTCGTCATCCGCGGGGACGCGGGCAAGCGGCAGTTCATCGCGTTCTGGCTCAAGGACGGGCGGGTGCTCGCCGGGATGAACGTGAACGTGTGGGACGTCACGGAAAGCATCCAGGCCCTCATCCGCACCGGGGTCAGGCCCGGGGCGGAGCGCCTGGCGGATCCGTCCGTCGCGCTGACGGAGCTCCTCGAGGGGGAGGACGGGTGA
- a CDS encoding SanA/YdcF family protein has product MAVCVLTLLPATWLFVVTGDRLRTVDDAPRTDVAVVFGAGLWEGEPSPYLAHRLDAAAQLYRDGRIRVVLVTGDNSREDYDEPDAMRAYLTRHGVPGKAVVSDYAGFDTWDSCVRAKKIFGVDRAVLISQRFHIRRAVALCEAAGVSSYGVGVDDRHDVTWYYGGAREVFAAGKAVLDSVFRPDPRFLGDKEPGVREALGVGRR; this is encoded by the coding sequence ATGGCCGTGTGTGTGCTGACGCTGTTGCCGGCGACGTGGCTGTTCGTCGTGACCGGGGACCGGCTGCGCACGGTCGACGATGCGCCGCGCACCGATGTCGCCGTCGTGTTCGGGGCCGGGCTGTGGGAGGGCGAGCCGTCGCCCTATCTCGCGCACCGGCTCGACGCGGCGGCCCAGCTCTACCGCGACGGGCGGATCCGGGTGGTCCTCGTGACCGGCGACAACAGCCGCGAGGACTACGACGAGCCCGACGCGATGCGGGCCTATCTGACCCGGCACGGGGTGCCCGGCAAGGCTGTCGTCAGCGACTACGCCGGGTTCGACACCTGGGACTCTTGCGTGCGGGCCAAGAAGATCTTCGGGGTCGACCGGGCCGTGCTGATCAGCCAGCGCTTCCACATCCGGCGCGCGGTCGCCCTGTGCGAGGCCGCGGGCGTCTCCTCGTACGGCGTCGGTGTCGACGACCGGCACGACGTGACCTGGTATTACGGCGGGGCCCGTGAGGTGTTCGCGGCGGGCAAGGCCGTGCTCGATTCCGTGTTCCGGCCCGATCCCCGGTTCCTCGGGGACAAGGAGCCTGGGGTTCGGGAGGCGCTGGGGGTGGGGCGTCGCTGA
- a CDS encoding DoxX family protein has product MTSLANQLGPLRAPGTPTPAAPAHAYDLGLLVLRLALGLTMAAHGTQKLFGWFGGGGIDGTGQFFAASGYPSPKAFAAVAGFSETLGGLGLVLGLLTPLAAAAVAGTLVNAIAVKWGGGFFAPQGIEYELLIALGAVALALTGPGRIAVDRFLPGLRSHRLGYGVGAVALGVVVAGITLLLRK; this is encoded by the coding sequence GTGACCTCTCTCGCGAACCAGCTCGGTCCGCTTCGCGCGCCCGGTACCCCCACCCCTGCCGCGCCCGCCCACGCCTATGACCTCGGTCTTCTCGTACTGCGCCTCGCCCTCGGCCTGACCATGGCCGCGCACGGCACGCAGAAGCTCTTCGGCTGGTTCGGCGGGGGCGGAATCGACGGCACCGGGCAGTTCTTCGCCGCCTCCGGCTACCCGTCACCCAAGGCGTTCGCCGCGGTCGCCGGGTTCAGCGAGACCCTCGGCGGGCTCGGCCTCGTGCTCGGCCTGCTCACCCCGCTGGCCGCCGCGGCCGTGGCCGGCACCCTGGTCAACGCCATCGCCGTGAAGTGGGGCGGCGGATTCTTCGCGCCGCAGGGCATCGAGTACGAGCTCCTGATCGCACTCGGCGCGGTGGCTCTCGCCCTGACCGGCCCCGGGCGCATCGCCGTCGACCGCTTCCTGCCGGGGCTCCGGTCCCACCGCCTCGGATACGGCGTCGGCGCCGTGGCGCTCGGTGTGGTGGTTGCGGGGATCACCCTGCTGCTGCGTAAGTGA
- the dnaG gene encoding DNA primase: MAGRINDEDVKAVRDAVPIDAVVSEYLQLRNAGGGNLKGLCPFHDEKSPSFQVSPSKGLFHCFGCQEGGDTITFVMKVDHLSFSEVVERLAGQAGITLRYEEGGYNPSHQRGERIRLVEAHKVAAQFYMDQLESAEAEIGRKFLAERGFDQAAAAHFGVGYSPAGWDHLTRFLRGKGFTDKELITSGISQEGRRGPIDRFRGRLMWPIRDIGGEVVGFGARRLREDDNGPKYLNTPETPIYRKSQVLYGIDLAKKEIAKSSRAVVVEGYTDVMACHLAGITTAIATCGTAFGGDHIKILRRLLMDNGSARVIFTFDGDSAGQKAALRAFEDDQKFAAETYIAVAPDGMDPCDLRLAKGDEAVADLVEPRTPLFEFALRHIVSRYDLETPAGRAAALDEAAPVVARIKNSGAQHEVAVQLAGMLGILDTQFVVKRVSQLARWARDRGGRGPAPARPQQPYEAAATRASAAGPALTLRNPVYATERELLKLALQRPELVSPAFDAYGVDEFTAAPYAAVREAIIEAGGADLGTQDPQAYLVRVREAAPDDAVRAMVTELAVEAILRRSVDEVYAGQQLVAVRRRAVDRRIRDVQGSLTRLGTHSDPARLSAVQEELMVLQRYDRALQDLGAQAL, encoded by the coding sequence GTGGCAGGCAGGATCAATGACGAGGACGTGAAGGCGGTCCGGGACGCGGTCCCGATCGACGCCGTGGTGTCCGAGTACCTGCAACTGCGCAACGCGGGCGGCGGGAACCTGAAGGGCCTGTGCCCCTTCCACGACGAGAAGTCGCCGTCCTTCCAGGTCAGCCCCAGCAAGGGCCTCTTCCATTGCTTCGGCTGCCAGGAGGGCGGCGACACCATCACGTTCGTGATGAAGGTCGACCACCTCTCCTTCTCCGAGGTCGTCGAGCGCCTCGCCGGCCAGGCGGGCATCACGCTGCGGTACGAGGAGGGCGGCTACAACCCCTCGCACCAGCGCGGTGAGCGCATCCGCCTGGTCGAGGCGCACAAGGTGGCCGCCCAGTTCTACATGGACCAGCTGGAGAGCGCCGAGGCGGAGATCGGCCGCAAGTTCCTCGCCGAGCGCGGCTTCGACCAGGCCGCCGCCGCGCACTTCGGCGTCGGCTACAGCCCGGCAGGCTGGGACCACCTCACGCGCTTCCTGCGTGGCAAGGGCTTCACCGACAAGGAGCTCATCACCTCCGGGATCTCCCAGGAGGGCCGCCGCGGGCCCATCGACCGCTTCCGCGGCCGTCTGATGTGGCCCATCCGCGACATCGGCGGCGAGGTCGTCGGCTTCGGCGCCCGCCGCCTGCGCGAGGACGACAACGGCCCGAAGTACCTGAACACGCCGGAGACGCCGATCTACCGGAAGTCCCAGGTCCTCTACGGCATCGACCTCGCCAAGAAGGAGATCGCCAAGTCGAGCCGCGCGGTCGTCGTCGAGGGCTACACGGACGTCATGGCCTGCCACCTGGCCGGCATCACGACCGCCATCGCGACCTGCGGCACCGCCTTCGGCGGCGACCACATCAAGATCCTGCGCCGCCTCCTCATGGATAACGGCAGCGCCCGCGTGATCTTCACCTTCGACGGCGACTCGGCGGGCCAGAAGGCCGCCCTGCGCGCCTTCGAGGACGACCAGAAGTTCGCCGCCGAGACCTACATCGCCGTCGCCCCTGACGGCATGGACCCCTGCGACCTGCGCCTGGCCAAGGGTGACGAGGCGGTCGCCGACCTGGTCGAACCCCGCACCCCCCTCTTCGAGTTCGCCCTGCGCCACATCGTCTCCCGCTACGACCTGGAGACCCCCGCAGGCCGCGCCGCCGCGCTCGACGAGGCCGCCCCCGTCGTCGCCCGCATCAAGAACAGCGGCGCGCAGCACGAGGTCGCCGTCCAGCTCGCCGGCATGCTCGGCATCCTCGACACCCAGTTCGTCGTCAAGCGCGTCTCGCAGCTCGCCCGCTGGGCCCGGGACCGCGGCGGCCGCGGCCCCGCCCCGGCCCGCCCGCAGCAGCCCTACGAGGCCGCGGCGACCCGCGCGTCCGCCGCGGGCCCCGCCCTCACGCTGCGCAACCCCGTGTACGCCACCGAGCGCGAGCTGCTCAAACTCGCCCTCCAGCGGCCCGAGTTGGTCTCCCCGGCCTTCGACGCGTACGGCGTGGACGAGTTCACCGCCGCCCCGTACGCCGCGGTGCGCGAGGCGATCATCGAGGCGGGCGGCGCCGACCTCGGCACCCAGGACCCGCAGGCATATCTCGTACGGGTACGGGAGGCGGCCCCCGACGACGCGGTGCGCGCCATGGTCACCGAGCTCGCCGTCGAGGCCATCCTGCGCAGGTCCGTCGACGAGGTCTACGCGGGCCAGCAGCTCGTCGCCGTGCGCCGCCGCGCCGTCGACCGGCGCATCCGGGACGTACAGGGCTCCCTGACCCGTCTGGGCACGCACAGCGACCCGGCACGCCTGTCCGCCGTCCAGGAGGAGCTGATGGTCCTTCAGCGCTACGACAGGGCACTGCAGGACCTCGGCGCGCAGGCGCTCTGA